In the Armatimonadota bacterium genome, CGGCGTGGTGCGCCTGCGCCTGGCAGGCGCGTGCGTCGGATGCGCGTCATCGATGGTGACGCTCCGGGCGGGAGTGGAGCAGGCGCTCAGACAGGGGGTGCCGGAACTCCGGGGCATCGAGGTGGAAGGAGCCGCCCCCATGCCGGTGCACGCGCTCATCCCCCGTGCTGGTTGGACGGACGCTGGGGCGGTGGAGGCGTTCTCGTTCGGGGTGCGACGCATCATGCTGCGCGGCACGGCGGTGGTCCTGTGCACGGTGTTCGGCAGAATCGTCGCGGCGCGCGACCGCTGCCCACGGGGTGGGGGCTCGCTGGACGGGGCGCGACTGGAGGCGTTCCTCCTGGTCTGTCCCTGTCACGAGGAGCGTTACGACCTGCGCAGTGGCCGCCACGCCCGCGATCCCGCGCTTGCGCTGGAGCTGCTCCCCGTAGTGGTCGAGCGCGGCACGGTACGCGTGGCGCTCGACGAGGCGGCGGTTGCGCCGCCCGCCTCACCACGGTACGCTGAAGATCGGACCTGACCATGTGCGTCGCGCTGCCCGGCCAACTGCTGGAGATCGTCGATCCGGACCGCCGGCTCGGCCGGGTCGAGGTGCTCGGCGTGACGCGCCTGGTCAACCTCGCGCTGCTGGACGACCCTGCGCCCGGCGACTGGGTGCTGATCCAGACCGGCTTCGCCGTGGAGAAGGTGGACGAGGCCACGGCGCGCGAGACCCTGGACTTCCTGCGAGCGCTCGAAGCGGACGCCGCGGCCGGGCTGTCGGCCGACGACACCTCCCCATGAGCCGCGAGGGGGCACTGCTGGCGGCCCGGTTCAGTTTCATGCCGAACCGCCTGGGCTACTGCGGGCCCGAGGAGAACCGGGCCCTGCTGGACTACGTCGCCGAGGGAGCGGCCGATCGCGGCCTGGAGCAGATCCTGGCGCGGTTTGCGGGGGCGTTCCCGTACTACGCGTTCATCGCCGCGGTCAACGGCCTCGCCGACCCGCTGGACGTGCAGGTCGTCGAGGCGTACTGGATCGGTAACGCCCTCCTGCACCGGGTGGAGGTCGCCGACCTCCATCGGCACCTCACCGACCGGTTCAGCCGGCGCTTCCCGCCCCGGATTCTGCAGACGGCGCTCCGGCAGGTGCCCCGGGGCGCGCGCCCGCACCACAACTTCCACGTCTTCAGCATGCCGATCCGCACCGGCCACCTGGAGATCCCCCACACCGTCGAGACCCTGGACCAGTGCAGGGTCAGCTGGGGCAGGGTGCTGGCCGTCCACGGGGACCGCCTGGTGGTCGAGCGTCGGCCGCTGCGACTGGTGGACGACCGTCTGACTTTGGGACCGCCAGAGCCGCGCGAGGTGTTCATGCGGTTCGACGGCAAGGCGCTGCTGGCGGACGTGCAGCCCGGAGACGTGGTGGCCATCCACTGGGGCGGGGCCTGCCACCGCCTGACGCCGCGACAACTGCGGTTCCTGGCGTACTACACCCGTCACCACCTGGCGCTGACCAACGAGGCGCGGCGCGGAGCTGTGCTGGTCGACCGATGATGCGGGCGGCGGTGGTCCTCCTGGCCGTGCTGGCAGCGGCCGGGACCGCGGCCGGGCAGCCTACGGTACTGCGGCTGACGTGGTGGACGGACGTCGGGTTCCCCACGCCGTTCGCCTTCTCCACGTTAGGACCCGGCGGCGTCGTCCGGCTCACGCTGGTGTACGACACCCTGGTCTGGAAGGACGAGCGGGGGCTCATCCCGTGGCTGGCCCAGACGTGGCGTCCGAGTCCGGACGCCCGGGCCTACGTCTTCACGCTGCACGACGGCATCACCTGGCACGACGGGCGGCCGCTCACCGCGCACGACGTCCGGTTCTCGTTCGAGTACTACCGCCGCCACCCGTTCCGATGGGTCGACACCCAGCTGGTCACCGGCGTCGAGGTGCGCGACCGGCGGACCGTGGTGGTGCGCCTGGCCGAGCCCTTCGCGCCGTTCCTCGAGACCATCGCCGGCGTGGTGCCCATCATCCCCGAACACGTCTGGCGGGGGATCGAGCGGCCCGAGCGGGTCCACGACCTCGCCGCGGTCGTCGGGTCCGGGCCCTACCGCCTGGTCGAGTATCGGCCCGAGGCCGGCCTGTATCGGTTCGTGGCGTTCGACCGCTATTTCCGCGGCCGCCCGCGCATCGACGAGATCCGGTACACGGTCACCCCGGCAGAGCGCCAGGTCCTGGCCGTGCAGACCGGCCAGGTCGACCAGGCGATGGCCACGACCTACGACGTCGTGCGCCTGCTGGCCGGGCATCCCTACCTGCGGGTGCTGGAGACCGAACCCCTCTCGGTTGCACGCCTGCTGTTCAACCTGGACCAGGCGCCCACGAGCCTGCGCCCCTTTCGCCACGCGGTGGCCTACGCCCTCGACCGCGCACGGATCGGCGAGACGATCGTGCGGGGGCCCGCCGTGCCCGGCAGCGCGGGGGTGGTCCCGCCCACGGATCCCTGGTACACCGCCCGCGTCCGGGCCTACCCCTACGAGCCGGCCCGCGCCCGCGCGCTGTTGCGCGAGGCCGGCTTCGAGGACCGCGACGGCGACGGCGTGCTGGAGGGGCGCGATGGGGCCCGGCTGCAGGTCGAGCTCACGTCGACGCCGGTACGCGACGTGGACCTGATCGAACAGATGCTCCGCGCGGTCGGCATCGACGTCCGCCTGCGCACCGTGGACGCGGCCATGCGCGCGCAGCTGGGCGCCGAGGGGCGGTTTCAGCTGCTGCTGACGTTCCACACCGGGAGCGGCGGCGATCCCGACTACCTGCGCACCTGGTTCACCGGCCGGGACGCCAACCAGTTCGCCGCGGGCAGCGTGATGCGCTCGCCGACATACGTGCGCCTGGCGCAGCTCCAGGCGCGCGCGGTGGACCCCGCGCAGCGGCGACGCTACGTCGAGGCGATGCAGGTCGCGCTCAGCGAAGCACTGCCCACGCTGCCGCTGTACTACCGGCGCTTCTACTGGATCTACGACAGCCGGAAGTTCACCCCGCTGGCGACGCGCGGTGGCCTGCTCAACGGCATCCCGCTCGCCGACAACAAGCTGGCGTTCCTCCGCTGATGGCCCCGGGGCCCGGGCGCTGGCCGCTGGGGCGCTATGTGGGCGTCCTGGCGGCGTTGGTGCTCCTCAACTTCTTCCTGCCGCGGCTGCTCCCGGGTAGCCCGCTCGCCGCGGGAGGCGCGGAGGGCGCGCCGTTCCTGCCAGCACGGGCGGCGGCCGAGCTGCGGCGCACCTACGGGCTCGACCGGCCGATGGCGCAGCAGCTCGTCCAGTACCTGGCCGGCCTGGCGCGGGGCGACCTGGGGCGATCGCTCACCTCGCACCGTCCGGTGACCGCGCTGATCGCCGAGCGCCTGCCATGGACCGTATTCCTGGTGGGTCTGGCGGTCCTCGTGGCCGCCGCGCTGGGCGCGGCGCTGGGCACCATGGCGGCGTGGTCCCCGCAGCGCCCGCTGGTGCGTCTGGCTACACCGCTGGTGGTGGGCCTCGGGACGCTCCCCGAGTTCCTGGTCGCCATGGGCCTGATCGTGGTGCTGGGCACAGGGTGGCAGCTGTTCCCCGTAGGCGGCGCGGTCACGCCGTTTCTGCCCCACCAGGGCCCCGGTGGCCTCGCCGCGTGGGTCGCTGACGTGGTCCGTCACGCCGCCCTGCCCGGCGCGACACTCGTCGCGGCCCTCGTGCCAGCGTTCTTCCTGCTCTCGCGCAACGCCCTGGCAGCCACCCTCGGCGCCCCGTACCTGCTGGTGGCGCGCGGCAAAGGGCTCGACGAACGCGGGGTGCTGTGGCACGCGTGGCGCAACGCCCTGCCGTCGGTGGCGGCGTTGCTCGGGCTGCGCCTGGGGTACGCCGTGACCGGCGCGGCCGTGGTGGAGCGGATCTTCGCCTACCCGGGGATGGGGTTACTCCTGGTCGAC is a window encoding:
- a CDS encoding HypC/HybG/HupF family hydrogenase formation chaperone, with the protein product MCVALPGQLLEIVDPDRRLGRVEVLGVTRLVNLALLDDPAPGDWVLIQTGFAVEKVDEATARETLDFLRALEADAAAGLSADDTSP
- a CDS encoding DUF6390 family protein → MSREGALLAARFSFMPNRLGYCGPEENRALLDYVAEGAADRGLEQILARFAGAFPYYAFIAAVNGLADPLDVQVVEAYWIGNALLHRVEVADLHRHLTDRFSRRFPPRILQTALRQVPRGARPHHNFHVFSMPIRTGHLEIPHTVETLDQCRVSWGRVLAVHGDRLVVERRPLRLVDDRLTLGPPEPREVFMRFDGKALLADVQPGDVVAIHWGGACHRLTPRQLRFLAYYTRHHLALTNEARRGAVLVDR
- a CDS encoding ABC transporter substrate-binding protein, translated to MMRAAVVLLAVLAAAGTAAGQPTVLRLTWWTDVGFPTPFAFSTLGPGGVVRLTLVYDTLVWKDERGLIPWLAQTWRPSPDARAYVFTLHDGITWHDGRPLTAHDVRFSFEYYRRHPFRWVDTQLVTGVEVRDRRTVVVRLAEPFAPFLETIAGVVPIIPEHVWRGIERPERVHDLAAVVGSGPYRLVEYRPEAGLYRFVAFDRYFRGRPRIDEIRYTVTPAERQVLAVQTGQVDQAMATTYDVVRLLAGHPYLRVLETEPLSVARLLFNLDQAPTSLRPFRHAVAYALDRARIGETIVRGPAVPGSAGVVPPTDPWYTARVRAYPYEPARARALLREAGFEDRDGDGVLEGRDGARLQVELTSTPVRDVDLIEQMLRAVGIDVRLRTVDAAMRAQLGAEGRFQLLLTFHTGSGGDPDYLRTWFTGRDANQFAAGSVMRSPTYVRLAQLQARAVDPAQRRRYVEAMQVALSEALPTLPLYYRRFYWIYDSRKFTPLATRGGLLNGIPLADNKLAFLR
- a CDS encoding ABC transporter permease, which gives rise to MAPGPGRWPLGRYVGVLAALVLLNFFLPRLLPGSPLAAGGAEGAPFLPARAAAELRRTYGLDRPMAQQLVQYLAGLARGDLGRSLTSHRPVTALIAERLPWTVFLVGLAVLVAAALGAALGTMAAWSPQRPLVRLATPLVVGLGTLPEFLVAMGLIVVLGTGWQLFPVGGAVTPFLPHQGPGGLAAWVADVVRHAALPGATLVAALVPAFFLLSRNALAATLGAPYLLVARGKGLDERGVLWHAWRNALPSVAALLGLRLGYAVTGAAVVERIFAYPGMGLLLVDAVAQRDYPVMQGVFLTASVAALATVATLDALAAMLDPRLRRGGAR
- a CDS encoding NifU family protein; this encodes MAGLPSIRDPMAFAETLETLFRRAEAHSDPVVRELVLDVAAAVMHLHHDALRRIVATLQAASSGAGLLAALQDDPVVGPVLADHGLLDEGPLRARVERALEHVRPYMHGHGGDVEVLDVADGVVRLRLAGACVGCASSMVTLRAGVEQALRQGVPELRGIEVEGAAPMPVHALIPRAGWTDAGAVEAFSFGVRRIMLRGTAVVLCTVFGRIVAARDRCPRGGGSLDGARLEAFLLVCPCHEERYDLRSGRHARDPALALELLPVVVERGTVRVALDEAAVAPPASPRYAEDRT